One Candidatus Hydrogenedentota bacterium DNA window includes the following coding sequences:
- a CDS encoding sodium:alanine symporter family protein gives MEALEAVLGKISGIVWGPPLLVLLFGTHLFLTFRLRLIQRYIGRAIRLSLERSREGEGDISHFGALTTALAATIGTGNIVGVATAVALGGPGAVLWMWLTGVFGIATKYSEALLAVKYRVTTRDGAMAGGPMYVLERGMNAKWLGVLFAVFTSIAAFGIGNLVQANAVAINMHDTFGVPTWATGIVLTVLTALVILGGVKSIARVCQALVPFMAITYVLGCVIALAFNITSIPDTIALIVSSAFTGQAAAGGFLGAGVLQAMRYGVARGLFSNESGLGSAPIVAAAAQTKDPVRQALVSATGTFWDTVVVCAMTGLVVVNSGLWQSGSDGAALTKAAFGQVHVLGPAVLTLGLLTFVYSTILGWSYYGERAIEYLFGQGAVLPYRVLWVVSVMIGSVATLQAVWDFADIANALMAIPNLVALLALSSVIVAETRRYLWEPPRE, from the coding sequence ATGGAAGCCCTCGAAGCGGTCTTGGGAAAAATTAGCGGGATCGTCTGGGGTCCGCCCCTGCTGGTCCTGTTGTTCGGCACGCACCTGTTCCTCACGTTCCGGCTCCGGCTCATCCAGCGGTATATCGGGCGGGCGATCCGCCTGTCGCTCGAACGCAGCCGGGAGGGCGAGGGCGACATCAGCCACTTCGGCGCGTTGACCACGGCGTTGGCGGCAACCATCGGCACGGGCAACATCGTGGGCGTGGCGACGGCGGTGGCGCTGGGCGGCCCGGGCGCAGTGCTTTGGATGTGGCTCACGGGCGTGTTCGGCATCGCCACGAAGTACTCCGAGGCGTTGCTGGCGGTGAAATACCGTGTGACGACGCGGGACGGCGCCATGGCCGGCGGGCCGATGTACGTGCTCGAACGCGGAATGAACGCGAAGTGGCTGGGCGTGCTGTTCGCGGTGTTCACGTCAATCGCGGCGTTCGGCATCGGCAATCTGGTGCAGGCAAACGCCGTGGCCATCAACATGCACGACACCTTCGGAGTGCCCACTTGGGCGACAGGGATCGTTCTGACCGTGCTGACGGCGCTGGTGATACTTGGCGGCGTGAAGTCCATCGCGCGCGTCTGCCAGGCACTGGTGCCTTTCATGGCGATTACCTATGTGCTCGGCTGCGTCATCGCGCTCGCCTTCAACATCACGAGCATTCCGGACACGATCGCGCTCATCGTAAGCAGCGCGTTCACGGGCCAGGCCGCGGCCGGCGGATTCCTCGGCGCGGGCGTCCTCCAGGCAATGCGCTACGGCGTGGCGCGCGGCCTGTTCTCCAACGAATCGGGTTTGGGCAGCGCGCCCATCGTGGCCGCAGCCGCGCAGACCAAAGACCCGGTCCGCCAGGCGCTTGTCTCCGCGACCGGCACCTTCTGGGACACGGTCGTCGTCTGCGCCATGACCGGGCTGGTCGTCGTAAACTCCGGGTTGTGGCAAAGCGGGTCGGACGGCGCGGCCCTGACGAAGGCCGCTTTCGGCCAGGTGCACGTGCTCGGGCCCGCAGTGCTGACACTGGGTCTGCTCACGTTCGTCTACTCCACGATCCTAGGCTGGTCCTACTATGGCGAGCGCGCCATCGAATACCTCTTCGGTCAAGGGGCCGTGTTGCCTTATCGCGTGCTTTGGGTCGTATCCGTGATGATCGGCTCCGTGGCGACGCTGCAAGCCGTCTGGGACTTCGCCGATATCGCCAACGCGCTCATGGCCATACCGAACCTGGTCGCGCTGCTCGCCCTGAGTTCCGTCATCGTGGCGGAGACGCGCCGGTATCTGTGGGAACCGCCGCGGGAGTGA